A window of the Hevea brasiliensis isolate MT/VB/25A 57/8 chromosome 6, ASM3005281v1, whole genome shotgun sequence genome harbors these coding sequences:
- the LOC110631986 gene encoding nuclear pore complex protein NUP50A has product MGDAEHALPPSKKRAAGREISRDNPGLDDEEDSAEQETGTFKKASDEVLASRRIVKVRRNQTSSTPSSNPFAGIQLVPPTEPTTTPAVATAEVVAASEKVSEDGKTDAGEETEGRKDETGKESESKVEEPVAETAAKVEITEDKENNNVVNEATESKVDNEKPAEDDKTENEKAVGGEETESKKAAEGDKTESEVKDNGSENIDPSSESTRLSSFQQLSSSQNAFTGLAGTGFSTSTFTFGSSTGTGSLFGQKNDQPSFGFGLSNNGSSSIFNTTGSSAVSKNEGTGFPSMHEVPVETGEENEKVVFSADSILFEFFNGAWKERGKGELKVNVSTAGTERARLLMRARGNYRLILNASLYPDMKLTNMDKRGVTFACMNSTGESKDGLSTFALKFKDASIVEEFRAAVAANKVKTATDLKTPENSPKASDE; this is encoded by the coding sequence ATGGGTGATGCAGAACATGCACTTCCACCTTCAAAGAAGAGAGCTGCTGGAAGGGAGATCTCAAGAGACAACCCTGGTCTTGATGATGAGGAAGATTCTGCAGAGCAAGAGACTGGAACTTTCAAGAAGGCAAGTGATGAGGTGCTGGCTAGCAGACGAATTGTGAAAGTTCGCCGCAATCAGACCTCATCAACCCCTTCATCTAATCCATTTGCTGGGATTCAGCTGGTCCCTCCTACTGAACCAACAACAACCCCTGCTGTGGCAACAGCTGAAGTAGTTGCTGCTAGTGAGAAAGTTTCAGAAGATGGGAAAACTGATGCTGGTGAAGAAACTGAAGGGCGTAAAGATGAGACTGGTAAGGAGTCAGAAAGCAAGGTTGAAGAGCCAGTAGCTGAAACTGCTGCAAAGGTGGAGATCACGGAGGATAAGGAGAATAATAATGTAGTCAATGAGGCAACTGAATCCAAGGTTGATAATGAAAAGCCAGCAGAAGATGATAAGACTGAGAATGAAAAAGCAGTGGGTGGAGAAGAGACAGAGAGTAAAAAAGCAGCAGAAGGTGACAAGACTGAAAGTGAAGTGAAGGATAATGGTAGTGAAAACATAGATCCAAGTTCTGAAAGCACACGTTTGAGTTCATTCCAACAGCTTTCAAGTAGCCAAAACGCTTTCACAGGACTTGCTGGAACTGGGTTTTCCACTTCTACATTCACCTTTGGTTCGAGCACTGGTACCGGTTCTCTGTTTGGGCAGAAAAATGACCAGCCTTCATTTGGTTTTGGTCTTTCTAATAATGGTAGTTCTTCAATCTTCAACACAACAGGGTCTTCTGCTGTCTCAAAGAATGAGGGAACTGGTTTTCCATCTATGCATGAGGTTCCAGTTGAGACAGGAGAAGAGAATGAGAAAGTAGTTTTCTCTGCTGATTCAATTTTATTCGAGTTTTTTAATGGTGCCTGGAAGGAGCGCGGAAAGGGGGAACTCAAGGTGAATGTCTCTACTGCTGGGACAGAAAGAGCCAGACTCCTTATGAGAGCTAGGGGTAATTACAGGTTAATTCTGAATGCAAGTCTTTACCCTGACATGAAGCTCACAAACATGGACAAGCGAGGTGTCACTTTTGCTTGCATGAATAGTACTGGTGAAAGTAAGGATGGTCTTTCTACATTTGCACTGAAGTTCAAGGATGCCTCCATAGTAGAAGAGTTCCGAGCAGCTGTTGCAGCAAATAAAGTTAAAACGGCTACAGATCTAAAGACACCAGAGAATTCACCCAAGGCTTCGGATGAGTGA